A region of the Candidatus Scalindua japonica genome:
TTGACAGTAATTTTGGTATCAGACAATATAACATTGCCATAGATGAATCCCTTGACAGGGTAGCATTTATTGAGTAGTGTTTTTATAAGCATTGTTGTTTACTTGTAATTTGTTAATTATATTGTTTATAGAGAACTTATTTTAACAAATTGTAACAGCAATGCTTATTATTGAAATTTAAAGAAGGCTTTATTTTTTATTCCTTTCGGAGCCGCCCACCCTCACCAAAAAGAGGGGTGGGTGGCGGAGAAAGGAATAAAAAATATTCCTTTTGGTGAGACTCCCTTTAAATAAAACAATATTTTTTTCTTTTTCTTGGCTTACTTTTACCCATAGATTCTGCAAAAGAGCCATAATTTTAAAGGCTATGAGTTTGATGATATATTGAGTTCTAAAGTGGTCAAACTCTTAACTTTTGGGAACTTGTTTTTAGAGAGGGTGGCTATACAGGTTGGTCGACGTTCAATAATCAACTTAAGAGGAGCCTTAGGAGTAAAAAAGTTACACAGTTCAAAGGCTTTCGGATTCTTTGCTAAAGGTTATTTGTATCACTATCTTACCACTCAGGATACTACATACCTGGATCTTGCTAGAGAACATCTGGCATGGCTTGAAAACAACTACACTAAAGGTTACAACGGGATGTCATGGGGAAATTCTTTTGATTTTGCAAGTAGAGGTGGTTTTATTCCAAAGGGTCTACCGACTATTGTCTGGACAGCTCATATTTCAGAATCATTTGACTTTGCTTATTCTGTTCTGAAACAGGAAAGTTATAAGAATACCGTAATAAAAGCTGCAGGTTTTATTCATGAAAATTTAGAGCGTTTCGAGGATGATACGGGAGTGTGCCTGGGCTATGTACCAGGTGAGACTTGCGTTATACATAATTCAAATCTTCTCGGGGCAGTCGCACTGCTAAGGGCATGGAAGTATACACAAAACAATGATTACTACGATCTCGCCAGGAAGGCAATTAATTGGTCATGTTCACGTATAAATTCTGATGGTAGTTGGTACTATGGTGATGATATGAAGTATAAATGGCTTGATAATTTCCATACTGCCTATAACCTGGATAGCTTGGTGGCTGCACAGGATATAGGGGGTGAAGACCTTGTAAAACAAGACGTAATCGATGCGACCTATAAGTTTTGGGTTGATAACTTTTTCTTAGAGGATGGTACTCCCGGATATTATCATAACGAGACTTATCCCATTGATATACAATGCGCGTCGCAGGCAATTGAATCACTGGCTAAATATTCTGAAAGAGATCAAAATGCAATTCATCTTGCCTTGAAAGTTGCTAACTGGACTATAGACCATATGCAAAAGAAAAATGGCGCGTTTCGATTTAGAAAAGGTAGAATTGTCAATAATAATTTAGAATTAATCCATTGGGGTCAATAAACTATGCTTTCAGCATTGGGCTGCCTTCTTTGGTATTTAAAGAAAATATAACCGTTCAGAGGTTCAGGGTTCACCGAAAACCTCGCCTGTTATCCGTTGAGCCCGTCCCCGCCAGAACTTCCTTGTCGGGCTGGCGAACGGATTCCTCCGGGCGGGCAGGTCTGAACCGTTGATTCGTTAGTATTGAATGGAGATGGCATGAAAATAGAGAGATTTGAGGATATTGAGGCGTGGCAATTAGCACGGGATCTAACTCGCAACGTCTATGACCTGACAAAGAAAGCCAAATTTAATAGCGACTTCGGTTTGAAGGGGCAAATTCAGGGTGCAGCAGGTTCATCCATGCACAATATAGCGGAAGGATTCGATTCGGAATCAAACCGTGAGTTTGTTCGTTTTCTTCGGTATGCAAAACGATCTTGTACCGAAGTCCAAAGTGAGCTTTATGTCGCTTTGGATCAACAATATATAACGAAAGCTGAATTTCAGGATGTGTATGATCATGCTGGACGCACACGATCTACCATTCGTGGTTTCATAAAATATTTGCTGACCTACAATCAAGCTCAACAAAAAAAAGCAACTTAGAACCCATGAACCCATACAGAAAGACAACCCAGAACCCTGTACATTAAACTTGTGGAACGCTTATGGGAAATACAATGAAACAGTTAGATCAAAACGTAAAAAAAAGCACTAATGAGCCTGTTTTCTCTCAAGCTTCTTTTCTTTCATCGAAAAGTAAATATTATGGATAGTTTACAATTGACATAAGTATTTAGATATGATATCAAAATAGCTAATGGAATTGGATAAAACGTTAGAAGAATTTAAGGGGCGAAAGATAACTTATGAGTGTACTTGAGAAGGTCAGGCAATTGGAAAAGTATATTGCTGTTGATAGTGCGACAGTTGACCCTGTAATAAGTATGGCTATTGATAAATTACTTGCTCGAGAAGTTGCGCGCATGCTTGAAGTTAAAGCACGCCTGGGAGATCAGCTTAAAGAGTTTGAGAAAAAATACTCCTTAAATACATCTGATTTCTATACTCGTTATAAAAAAGGTGCAATGGGTGATGATATGGATTTTATTGAGTGGGCCTCTACTGTGGAAATGATGGAGAATGCTGAGAAACGGCTGGCATTATTGAATAAAGAATCTTACTCGTGAATCCGATTATAAGACAACACTTTGATACAGTTGAGACTTGTCTAATTGAGAGTCCTGTCATTATTTCCTATGAAGTCTTGAGACGCGAGGTTGCATCTTCTGATGGCAAATTACGGATAAATGTTTTCCTGTGTGATGGTGGGACATTTGAATTATTTGAGTATGTAGCCGAATCAGACGGATATATCCGTTTGTTGAAATATAGTTTCCACTGGCAAGATACACAGAAAAAACTAAGACGACGATGGGATAATGCTCCACATCACCCCGGTTTACCTAATTCTCCAAATCATATCCACTACGAAGACGGTGTAGTAAGAGGAGATATAGATACACCTGATGTCTTCTTTGTTATACGAGAAATTGAGGAAGCGTTAAAATAGGCTCACTTTAGTATCCATCACTCATGAACCACCAGCCATCAGCGATTATCCGTGCCAGCCCCACTTGTCCTGCGTGCCCCGTTGAATCAGAAATTCAACTGGGGCCTGCCCTGTGAGATGCAAGGCGTATTTAACTTGGGTGGAGCCAGTTATTCACCTTGAGAGCCTATTTAATCGGGGAACCACTGGAACGCTTACAGCACACACAATGGAACAGTTGGACGAAAACGTAGAAGAGCACAGATAAGCCTTTTTTTTCTCAAATCTCTTTTCCTGGAAAGTTTCATAACGGTATGAAAAGGATATAATGTTGTCCAGAGATAAGTATTTTACTACCAGTTTAACTGTCATCAGATTAATGCAGGAATATAAAAGATATGGATAGTTTACCAAAATTGCTCGATAAGTCAGTTGACCTCCTGGAGAATATGTATGATAAGAGTACCAAATTGTTTTCTTTTTCAACGCATCTGGAAGATGGTAAATATATAAACGATTTTAATAGTCAAGGGAAATATAGATATACTGTCAATGTACTCGCCGGGATCCAGAAATTGCAGCGATTTTCCACAACACCCTGGAACCTGGAAAAAATGATAGAAAATTATCTTTCAAGGTATCTTACAAAGGATAAGAATGTTGGTAACAGAGGTCTGCTTTTGCATGTCCTGTCACTTGAAAATCACAAAAAAGCCAAAGAAATTTATGTATGGCTTGAGAATATGCTGAAAGACAGACCAAAAGCATTAAAGAATCCAATTCAGGATATTGCATGGGCCTGCATAGGGATTACTACTTATGCTAGAAAATATGAGGATAAAAAAACACTCGATTTTGCCCGAAAGGTTCTGAACTACCTACATAGTGATCTGATGAATGAGACTACATTGCTGCCAAAACATAGACTCAGCTTGAGAGGCAATTTCGTATCCTTTGGCGGGATTACATACTTCTTGATGGCCTTAAATCATTATGCGAGAACTTTCAACGATAATTCCATAAAAACACTTTTTGATGAATCAGTAAGACGGGTCTTATTGTTACAGGGAAAGAATGGTGAATGGCCGTGGTTTATTGATTCCTCAACGGGTAATATTATGGACTGGTATCAAACTTACAGTGTTCATCAGGATTCGATGGCCATGCTTTTCTTGTTACCCGCATTTGATTCAGGAGTAGAAGGTGCGAAAGATGCTATCTGCAAAAGTTATAAATGGCTATTTGGAAATAATCAATTACAAAAAGCGATAATGCAACAGAACCCTTTTTTTATCTATTGTTCTATAAAGCAAAAACAGTTTGCTGAACGTCCTGTAAGAATACTCAAATCTGTTACTAATAAAATGATGGGGCGAAATGCGAATTTGAAAAAACCAAAGTATTTAGAATTTAACCAAGAGTGTAGATCATACCATATTGGATGGGTTATCTACGCATGGGCCGGGCGAAACGATTTTACAGAATTTACGGAACTAACCCGACTTTCGCAATTCGAGGTATTTTGGTGAGCTAAGTCCCTATAAATCAACAAAAACACCCTAAAAGTCTACACTACAAATTGCAATCTTTCTACTTCACGATAGCCTCCAAATTAGATGTAATTTTCGGTGGTGGTTGTTTGGGCAAATTAAATTTCATTTGACTCAGTAACATTTTGTGTTCCTTTTCAGGTTGTGTATATCGAGTCAATACGAGCTGCTTTCCATCAGTAGTTGGAAAATGTACATCAAGCATTTGCATCTTCTTAAACTTTTCTATTACGGCCCTTGGTGTTAGTCCTGGAGCTAACCACTTTAACCTCTGCTTAAGCGTAACATTTAAACAATAGGCCTGAAACGCAACAAAAATATGTGCCTCTATTCTTGTGTCTTTCTGATGATGAATTGGACGTATTAACAAGTCACCTTTCATCTCTTTAAACGCCTGCTCTACTTCTCCCAATAACATATACTGCTTCCAAAGAAGCCCAGGATCTGTAGCCGTCAAATTAGATCGAAGCAAATACTTTCCTTCCTTTCTCATCACTTTGCGAAGCTTATCTTTGTCCAAACTGAAGGTAAATGTCTCTTTGTTAATTACTTCCTTTGCATCAGGCAAATTGATCTTTACCAACGAGTATGCTCGTCCCGCTTCTTTCTTGGCCGCCCCTATCTTTAATAGCAATTTGTCTCTGCTATTGCTCTGATCCTGCAACTGCTTTAACCTCTCCAATAGTTTCCTTAGCCTACGTCTACGCATAGACCTCTCTTTGTTTACACGGTCTGCACTCTCCACCAATACATACAGCTCTCCATCATCCTTGAGTAACTTTACTTTTACTTTGTCTCGGACTTCTTCCCATGGTTTGTCTAAAAACTTTTTTTCAAGCTTGGTCAATCTACCCTTGGGAGTACCTATGAGATATCTTATCGGATACTCTGAACCTTTCATCTTCTCTATTGTTTCATCCGTTGGAATCCCTCTATCCATCAACCACGTACGATTTGATTTCCCATATTGCCCTTCAACCTTTTGCAAAAACATTTCAAGCGTGTTGGAGTCTTTCGTATTGCCTGGCATCACTTCATACGCCAAAGGGAAGCCCTCTGGAGTTACAATAAGAGCTATCACTACCTGTACGCAGTCTGACCTCTTATCTCTACTATATCCAAACTTCCGTAGTCCTGCACCAGGTGGGTCACATTCAAAATATGTACTGGTCAGATCATAAAGTAAAATGTCAAACCTGGCATTGAACATGTTATGCCATCTCTGCCTGAGAAATGAGAAAAGATCTTCTTTATGCTCAACGAGTTTGTCGAGACAACGATACAATTTATCCTTTTGGACTAAACCATAGTCTTCGCCTAATAGATCTGCCATGGCACTTTGTTCATACCACAATCTATGTAAACGCCACTCACTTCCGGGGTCTATTAATCGATAGGCAGTGAGTGTCTTAAAAACATTTAGCCAGCGTGTTCCTTTTCTACCAGGTAATAGTTTGCCTGACCAGAACTGATCTAGTTCTAAGAGATCCCATAGCTCACAAAACAACCAGCACGCTCCCCACTGACGAGGGTTTTTAATTTGTAATTCATTTAATTTTACATGTATCGCATCTGAGTTTCGTTGTGTGAAGGAGAGAGTGTGTCTTGAGGGAAAAGATGCATTTGCCTGGGTTGTTCTTGCCCGTCTTCAAATACCTCTATTGCTTTACGCCATGTGTCTTGTTGGTTATCACTTATTTCGCCAAGGTAGAGAACTTGGCGTTGGACAATACGACCAGAGCTTGTTCGCTTGTTTTCGACTATGTTCCAGTACCTATGGTTCTTACCATTTTTAAATCGTTCGTTGCATCTTAGAAACATTATGGGGGTATTATTGCAGAAAGGAATTAAGAAAAAAAGGGGGTAGGTCTACACTACAACGGGTTTTTGCCTGTTTTGGGACTTCTTGAAAAGATGGATCCTTTATTTACATGGACTTACGTTTTGGTAAACTCAAAAATTTTCCAAAATTTCTTAAATTTAGTCGCGAATAGCGAAGTTGGGCTAAGGTTACTTTCAGGTTATGATTAAAGAAGTTCTCACGCACCTGCATCCGCATCTCCAAGTTTTACTTATCCCCTTTTTTTTATTTTATCTCATAACAAGCTATTCTTTTCATCGATTGACACCATACCTATTTTTTTAAATTTATATCAAACCAAGTTGTTTCCTTATAATGACACAAAGACTTTCTTTTATTTCAGAATGACGTGGCACTGGAGCTTTTTTGCCATTTCTAGGATTTGTATATATATCATGTTTTTTTCCGTGGCGTTTCAAATAACAACCTCCCTTATAAAATTACCTCTTTTCAAACTTCAACTCCAATTTCTTTTACCTTTACATCTTTGTTAGGTTTCATAGCCTCATCTTCCATCATCATAAGATAAGCGTCTTTTATGTTTTCCTCTAACTCTTCAATTGTTTCGCCCTGGCTGAAAACACCTGGTATTTCCTTTAATCTTCCGACATACCAATTATCATCAATCCAATATTCTAATGAAAAGTTCCTAATCATATATCCCCCTGTTTAAATTTTAAGTACAAATAATTTTTCTTTAAACAAATCTCAATAGCCTCGTTACATGATAGGCTTCACGTTTTTCGAAAAGAGTGCAAATGTTTCTCTCAGCTATGCTTTGTCTTCTCCGATGTCATCAATAAGGTTTAAATTTTATGTGAATTTGTATTAATATTCAAGCAAGAAAGAAATTATTAAAAGAGATCGAAAAGGTGTCTTCGATTGACTTGCCCCCGTTGTTACAGGGATCACACATTAGGGAGAAGGTGTCACATCTTGAATAGTGAATAACGTATTGACATAAATAAAGTGATATGATATTGTTTTGGTATGACAAGACAATTGCGCATTGAATATGAAGGTGCATTTTATCACGAGGAAACGAGCGAAAAGAGATTTTCCGGAAAAAAGGCCAGTTCTCGCAACTAAACACTAGAGTATGTTGAGGGGAGTAGGTAGCTTTTTTAAGTTCATTATTGTTTTTTATCTTCTTGTTGTAAATTCGTTTAAATCCTTGATCCCAGGTTATTTTAATCACTCTTCCAAATCCTTATATAGATCTTTTAAGGTTCCAGATTTAGTTTTACCCTTTTTAAGATTAGCTACTACCGTTTTAGCTTTTTTAGAAATAGCTTCTCTCCTTGCTTCTATTAGCTGTTTTTTTACAACTTCGAATGCATATTCCTTGTCCTCAACTGTTAGATGATCGAAGCCTTCTATTAATTTATTTAATGTTGTTGTACTCATGCTTTTAGCCTCCATGTATATTATGAATTATCAATATCAGAATAACTTTTTTACACAATTTTCTCAAGTAATAACTTTACTTTGTTGTTAATTCTATACTCGTCACGAAAAGAAATTAGAGAATTCTCGATGCAAATGTATTTAAATATGTCATACTCTTTTTATGTCAACATTTGTCCTATCGCCAGAAGAACTATCAAGAAAATGGTGTCACATCTTGAATAGTGAATAACATATTGACATAAATAAGTAACAGTTAAGCTGGGTATATATGAATCATGGTCTCAGTAGCAACTCTGTTATTTCATGCAGTTTATCATCTGGAGTTTTCAGCACGTCTTTTAAGAAGATGAGAATACTTTTTCCTTTTAGCCTGCATGTCTCAAGAACAGACGTAAGTATTGCATGATATTGAGCACCTTCAGGAGTTCTACTTCCAACTAATAAAGCTCTCTATTTATCTAGCTCTTCAATCTCTTTTATTAAAACAGGTAGATTTGGACGAGTGAAACTCATTTCAGGTGCTGGTATACGGTTATGTTTTATGTTTGGTGGAATATGCTTGTGATGAGGATGGGAGATCTTCAGCTTGTAGTCATTTGGGTGTGGTTGAGAATCATACCAATACAGCTTTTCATTTCTTTTCCAAACTTCATATCCATACCAATCGATTATAGCAGGTAAACGATCAAATATTATTCTTTCTCTCACAACTAAACGAACTTGATCTTCAAATTGAATTTCTCCTTCAACTCTTGCAAGCGAAGCGCCTACACGAACAAAAGTTATGGAAGAATGCTTAACCGATTGAACACTATCTGCAATTGTATATAAAAATAATTCATAATCTTTTGGAGTTCTTAATGGATTATTCATCCAGTTTTTCTTACCAACCCTGATAAACTTTGAGAATTCTTCTGTATTTTTTGTACTTCGTTTCGATATTCAGCCTGGCGAGTCAACCATGTTTTGTATACGCTTGCCCATTCTCCAAAATCTAATACCCAATTCTCAGCTTCTGGTTCTTCACCATTAATATATGCCACATAAAAGGTTTCTGAACGAATGCCATATTTCCGCTCAAAATTTAGAAGTTCCTCTTCAAGAGCATGTATATCGGAGAGAGTATCTCTTAGATTCATCATTTATCCTTGATAAACTACAAAAAAGATTTTTTTTATAATAAATTGTTATGATATTTAAATCAAGAAGAATTTAAGGGCGATAGCGCTGAGATAAATTCCGGTAACAGTTAAGCTGGGTATATATGAATTATGGTCTCAGTAGCAACTCTGTTATTTCATGCAGTTTATCATCTGGAGTTTTCAGCACGTCTTTTAAGAAGATGAGAATACTTTTTCCTTTTAGCCTGCATGTCTCAAGAACAGACGTAAGTATTGCATGATATTGAGCACCTTCAGGAGTTCTACTTCTGAAAGAGAGCTTTCTGAAAATTACAATCTTTCGTATTGTACGCTCCGCTCTATTATTATGGTATTCAGCGTCTTTATGCTTTACAAATTGTAGAAGTTCAATTTTGTGTTTCTTAATCCTATTTACGAGCAGGGTTGCTTCTTTGTTTGTGGATTTGATTTCCATCAACGTTTGTAATTTTTTCTCAAGCTTCTTTATTTCCTCATTTTTTTCAGGCGTCTCCGGGAGAGTCTTTATCTCTTCTCCTCTTTGGATAATATTTTTCATCCCCTTCTTCAATTTCAATAGGGCTTCTTCCTCTGGAGTCACTTCAAGTTCCTCCTTAAGTTTATGCAGAAAATGGGCCAAACACCTTTGAAGATTCTTAAAAATATTATACGCCCCATAAAAGTCCGCATGCATCACTCCATTGTAACCCTCTCCCACAATGTCTTTTGGTACTTTAGATGCCCGACTCTGATCCGGATGGAAGTAAACAATATCTCTGTTACAAAAAACCCACATGTACCAACGCTGTCCGTCCATACGCCAGCCAGTCTCATCTCCGTGCAATACAGATTGTGCACTCAGTGAAACCTCTATACCTTTATAAACAGGTTTTACCTTCTCGCTTACACGGTTTATTATGCCCAAAGCACCTGATGGTGTTAGCGAGACCTGCAATACTTCTGAAGAAAATGTGCTAAGCTTCCTATATGAGACACCCATCTGTTCTCTCATAATAGAAAGCAATGCAATAAGGTCATGCCCGACTATTACAGGAGGACCACTCGTAGCCTCTGGCGAGACCACTTGCTCTTGACAATGGGCACAAGTACCTTTTATATACCTCTTTTCAGTAGTCATCTTTACTATCGGCACAATATCTTCAATATATTTGCTTATATATTCATCGCCTGATAATATATCAGAGGCGTTACAATTGGGACATCTCTCAGGAGGTGGAATAATGTCTATTTTTTAACCGTTGTCGGCACTGGCCTGGTCCTTCCTGCGTGGCCTATCGGAGCGCCTCTCCTTTTGCCGGAAGGTTTCTTCTCTTCGTCTTCATTATTCTTGTCTTTTCCTTTACAATCTTTAGTGTTTTTAACGCCTAATATCTCTTGTATCTGATTGTAGGCCCTTTTAATATCTTCTCGTAATGTATTATTCTCTTCGGTTAACTCTTTATTCTTTTTTTCCAATTGCACATTTCTTACTCGCGCTTGTCGTTCGCATATCTCATAAAGGAAACAAACCTGTCTGGTCCATTGTAATCTTTCCTGGAGCTTTTTTATTTTTTCTTTGCACTCTTCTAAATTGTCAGGAACATATGCCAGGTGGTTCACGCCAGAGCCACTGGCAGGTGGAACATTTTCTTTAAGCCTCTCCAACTCCTTTCTAAGGCTTTGGTATGACTCTTCCTATATGCAGGAGCAAATGCTTCCAGATTATCTTTGTCCAGAAACTGAAGCTTCTCTGATTTCACAACTACTCCTTTGTCTTTGTAACTTATCTTTAAAGTTATTTATCAATGGATAAACATATACGTCCTTTACAGAAGTCTTAATCCGACTATATCGATCATTGCGGCTTCTACCCTTTGTCCGTCCTGTATATATCCAATTAGACGCTCTGTAACAAGTACCCCGGAATCTCTCCCTTTCTACAAACGTTTCCAGCATATAAACAGGATGTCCGTAACGCTCTAACCAGTCATTACTGATTTGTCTTGAAACAGCGCCTAGAAGATGACTCGCCAAGTGTGGAATTTTTATCCAATAGGGAATGAGGAATCGCATGTTGTTGGTTGTCAGGTAAAGATTGTCTTCTCTTGATGCAGTATCCCATCCAAGAAAGCGGTCTCTACTCTCCACTGACCAGGCAGATGATCCAAATAGCAAACAAGAGACAATTCGCTTATAGCGATCAAGGACGACATATTTCATATTTTCGCCGACAACTCCCTTATAACCTTTATAGTGGTGTTGGTTTAAAAGAGAGCAAAACAAATCCTCATATTCTTTATTCTGCCATGTGGTGACTACTCTAATGGGTTGAATTTCCTTTAAGGAACAGACGATAGGGGTTTGACTGTGTTCAATGTGCGGAACCTTTGTTTGGAGCATACGGTTAATGGGTACGCGGCGACGTTTGGGAAGGGTAATATGTCCTTGTTTTTCTAGCTTTAATAGCATGGAGCGACAGGCCATGTCTTTTAACTGACCGCTACCA
Encoded here:
- a CDS encoding toxin-antitoxin system TumE family protein yields the protein MNNPLRTPKDYELFLYTIADSVQSVKHSSITFVRVGASLARVEGEIQFEDQVRLVVRERIIFDRLPAIIDWYGYEVWKRNEKLYWYDSQPHPNDYKLKISHPHHKHIPPNIKHNRIPAPEMSFTRPNLPVLIKEIEELDK
- a CDS encoding four helix bundle protein, which encodes MKIERFEDIEAWQLARDLTRNVYDLTKKAKFNSDFGLKGQIQGAAGSSMHNIAEGFDSESNREFVRFLRYAKRSCTEVQSELYVALDQQYITKAEFQDVYDHAGRTRSTIRGFIKYLLTYNQAQQKKAT
- a CDS encoding toxin-antitoxin system TumE family protein, translated to MNPIIRQHFDTVETCLIESPVIISYEVLRREVASSDGKLRINVFLCDGGTFELFEYVAESDGYIRLLKYSFHWQDTQKKLRRRWDNAPHHPGLPNSPNHIHYEDGVVRGDIDTPDVFFVIREIEEALK
- a CDS encoding Druantia anti-phage system protein DruA, whose translation is MMIENVIKVQGRILSKSDVSFIRLLIQTEPTWSRWRLSREISTLWDWRNGSGQLKDMACRSMLLKLEKQGHITLPKRRRVPINRMLQTKVPHIEHSQTPIVCSLKEIQPIRVVTTWQNKEYEDLFCSLLNQHHYKGYKGVVGENMKYVVLDRYKRIVSCLLFGSSAWSVESRDRFLGWDTASREDNLYLTTNNMRFLIPYWIKIPHLASHLLGAVSRQISNDWLERYGHPVYMLETFVERERFRGTCYRASNWIYTGRTKGRSRNDRYSRIKTSVKDVYVYPLINNFKDKLQRQRSSCEIREASVSGQR
- a CDS encoding type II toxin-antitoxin system HicB family antitoxin; amino-acid sequence: MIRNFSLEYWIDDNWYVGRLKEIPGVFSQGETIEELEENIKDAYLMMMEDEAMKPNKDVKVKEIGVEV
- the tnpC gene encoding IS66 family transposase: MDIIPPPERCPNCNASDILSGDEYISKYIEDIVPIVKMTTEKRYIKGTCAHCQEQVVSPEATSGPPVIVGHDLIALLSIMREQMGVSYRKLSTFSSEVLQVSLTPSGALGIINRVSEKVKPVYKGIEVSLSAQSVLHGDETGWRMDGQRWYMWVFCNRDIVYFHPDQSRASKVPKDIVGEGYNGVMHADFYGAYNIFKNLQRCLAHFLHKLKEELEVTPEEEALLKLKKGMKNIIQRGEEIKTLPETPEKNEEIKKLEKKLQTLMEIKSTNKEATLLVNRIKKHKIELLQFVKHKDAEYHNNRAERTIRKIVIFRKLSFRSRTPEGAQYHAILTSVLETCRLKGKSILIFLKDVLKTPDDKLHEITELLLRP